TGCGTTAAAGTTCTTTTTCTTGTCGTGCTCAAGGATGAACACTCCACCCTCTTCCAGCTTATTTAGGGCAAGTTTTATAAGTTCGTCGTACTTGTCGTAAATGTAAGGAGGGTCCGCAAATATCACGTGGGCTTTACCCTTCCAGTTTCTCAAAAAAGAAAGGGCATCCCCGACAATTACCTTTCCCTTAGTTTTCTTCTTTATTTCGTTTGCAAGTTTCCTGTTCTTTTCTACGAAAATGACCTTTGCACCCTCCTTTCCGCCTCCAGTCCAATCTGTCCCGTTCCCGCAAAGAGATCAACAAAAGTAAGACCGCTTATGTCTCCGAGTATGTTAAAGATGGCGTTTTTAACGATGGATTTCGTCGGTCTGAGGTAATTTAAACTTTTTTTTTCACAATTGTTGTATTATACTTTTATTTTGCCGAAGGAGGCAAAGTTATGCGACATGTAATTTTTGAGAAGCTTTTCAAAAACTTTTCAAGGGAGGATAGGAAATGGCAAAGACCCTCGGACTGCATATCCTAGCGGACCTTTACGGTGTGGACGCGGATAAGATTGACCGCGTCGAAGATATCAGAGAGCTCCTTGAAGGAGCTGTAAAGTACGCCAACCTCACCAAAATTTCCTCCCATTACTACCAGTTCCAGCCCCACGGTGCCACAGGAGTTGTACTCTTAGCGGAATCCCACATATCAATCCACACGTGGCCCGAACACGGACTCGCAACCGTAGACGTTTACACCTGCGGTGACCCCTCCAAAGCCTACAGGGCAATGGACTACATAATCACCCAGCTCAATCCCAAGAGGATTGACAAACAAGTTCATGAAAGGGGAATAGTTGAAGAGGAAAGTAATCAGAGCGAGGCTGAAAAACTCCGAAGTATACTCCTTCAGGTTTAAACACCTCCTTCTCCTCCCTTAAAATAAATCCCGATGAAAGTGCTCATAGTCTTTTACAAGGATCTGGAAAAAAATAAAGAGGAAATTCTTAACTTAATGAAGAAAAATTACAAATTGATTAAGAGAAAGCTCGGGATAGATAACATTTACGCCTCAATTACGGAAGAATTTTTAGAAATTTTTTATTTATTCCCAGAAATATGCTTAATAAATAACACAAGGGGAACGCTGAACTTCGGTCTTTACAAAGGATTGAGGAAGTTAAAGGGAGACGACATACTCGTTGTAGACGCGGGGAAATCCTTTTCAGAGGGTAAATTCGAAAAAGTGCCTATGGGAGACCTTCCTTCAATACTCATGGATAAAGAAAAGTGGGCTGGACTTGCCTACATACCGATGAGGGAGATGTACTACTTTATAAGGAGTTTGGAGGAAAACTTTGACAAGTGCATAACCGAGGCTTTTGAGACCTTAAAGAAATCTTATGGAATAAACTTTGTAAAATCGTTTATAAGTTAACTTATGGTAGACGCTGATATTTTACTAATAGCATTCGTGGATACCATCGAGGGGGTTAAGAACTTAATCGGTGAGAGGGGAGCAGGGGCAGTTTTGAGGGATGCGGGAAGACACAGCGGTCCCAAACTGCTCGAAAGTCTGATAGGCAAGCTACCCGAAGAAGTCGATAAGGACACAGCGTTAAAAAGAACCGCTGCAATACTGAAAGAACTCGGATTTGCGGATGAAATTAATTACGGAAACGGAAAGTTCATAATTAAGAACGACGTGTTTACGGAAGCGGTAAGGGAGGACGTGAACGTACAGACACCCGTCGTTTACTTCCTCGCAGGACTCGTGGAAGGGTTCGTCCAATTCATGTCCAACGATAAAGTAGTACTAAAACCCGTAAAAGCCGAAAAAGGATACGTGGAGTTCGAAGTCAGTCCTTAACTTCCAAGAGGGCAATGCTCTCTATGTGGTAGGTTTGGGGGAAGTTGTCTATAAGTTTTAGTCTTTTCAGTTCGTATCCGCCTTTAGTGAGTATTTTTAAATCCCTGGCAAAGGTCGTAGGATTGCAGGATATATAAACTATTTTGTCGGGTTTATTCTTAAGAAGTAGGTCTCTTTCCTCCCTCAGTAATCCGCTTCTCGGGGGGTCTACCACTACAAGGTTTATCACTTCCCCTATTCTCCTCTTGAGGTGCTTAAAAGCTGTTGCCTCTTCGAAGATGACGTTATCCCTGTTGTTGATTTTTGCGTTATACTCGGCGTCTTTTATAGCAGAAGGATTGGCATCCGCACCTTCTATGAAGTTGCCCTGCTCCGAGAGTGGTATGGTGAAAAATCCCACCCCGCAGTGAAGGTCAAGTCCCTTTTTGTAACTTTCCGAAAAATCGAGAACTTCTTTCAAAAAGTCTTCCCAGAGCGTGTAATTTACCTGAAAGAAGCTGTCGTTACTCACCCTGTACTGCCACTTTCCCACATCCATAAATATGTGTTCCCTACCCACCTTATACCTTTTTACGAGAGAATTCCCAACCTTTCCGTAATCGCCTATCCCAACAACCCACTCAGGTAGAACATTTTCAAGTATATTCTGGAGTAATTTCTCATCTGTATGGGTTATAGTTACGAACTTTAGAGTTGCTTCATCCCTTGTAGGGGAGTAATTCACGTGAACCTCTTGAAGGTCTTTGATAACTTTCAATACTTCTCTGATGTGTGGTATTAACTCGTTTATCCTCTCGTGGGCAAGAAGGCATTCCTCAACGTCCACAACTTCCTTTACGTCCCACCTGTAAAACCCAACTCTGTTTTCCTGAATTTTGAACTGTACTCTTACTCTGTAATTGAACTCCTTCTTTGAAGGGATTTCTCCCTCGTATGGAACCTCCTTTATCTTCCCAATTCTTTCTAGACTCTCAAGGAGTATGTCTTTCTTTGAACGGAGCTGTTCCTCGTAGTTTAAGTGCTGTATTTGACACCCTCCGCACTCACCGTAATAGGGACAGGGAGCCTTTCTTCTTGCGGGAGAGGATATAAGTACTTTAGTGACTACGGCTTCCGTATAATCCTTTTTCTCCTTTACTACTTTTGCCTCTACCAGTTCTTTGGGAGACGCAAAGCGGACAAAAACTGCCTTACCGTTTAATCTGGAAAAACCGTAACCGCCGTAAACGAGTTTTTCTACAGTGAGTTTAAGAGGTTTGTCCTTCATCTTCTTTCTTTCTCAATTCTTCAAGCTTCTCAAAGTCCTTAGTTGAGAGCACGTCTATGTGCCAGCCTGTTAGCTTAGAAGCCAGCTTTACGTTGATGCCTTTCTTACCTATAGCCAAGGAAAGTTCTTCCTCGGGAACGGCAACTTCTGCCCTCTTCTCGTAAGGGAAAAGTTTTATCTTTTCTGGATGTGCGGGAGCAAGTGCCCGCTTTATTAATTCCGCTATATCGTCGCTCCACCTTATCACGTCTATCTTTTCACCACCCAGCTCTTCGGATACCTTTTGAATTCTCATTCCCTTTAAACCAACGACTATACCAACAGGATCCATCTTCATTTCCTTTGCTTCCACAGCCACCTTAGCCCTTTCTCCGGGAATTCTCGCAACTGCCTTTATCTCAACTAATCCCTCCTTTATTTCGGGAACTTCCTGCTCAAGTAGTTTTCTCAAAAAGTTAGGGTGCGTTCTTGAGAGTATTAAAACCGGCTCCCCTCTGCGCTTTCTCACCTCAAGTAAAAGAGCCTTTACCTTATCTCCCGTTTTAAAGTTATCCGTGGGGAGTTGTTCCCGTTTCGGGAGTATAGCGTCTATCCTTCCCAGATCAACTATAACGTCCCCATTTTCGAGAACTTTTCTTACTATCCCGTAAACTATTTCCCCTTCAAGTTCCTTAAACTCAAGGTATCCCCTTTCCTGTTCCGCCCTTTCAAGTTCTTTGTAAAACTCTTCCTTTGCCGCATAAGCTGCCAATCTATTCAGATCCTCAGGGGATATATCTAAAGGAAACTTAAATTTCTTGTTCCCTTTTCTCCTTACTACGTATACCTTGATACCTTCATCGGTAAACTCAACTTCCAGTTCGTCCCTGATTTTCTTCTCTTTCCTTATGGCTGTGATTATCGCGTTTTTTAGTGCACGCTCCACAACTCTTTCCGGAAGGTCGTGTTCCGTTGCTACCTGCTCTATCAATTTTTGGAGCTGTGCCTTTACCATCCTTCAATCTCCAGTCTTCCCTTAGCTATAGCGGAAAAGGGTATGTGTAAAACCTTGCCCTTCTCCTTTTCGCGAATATCTATTATACCGTTTTTAACGTCCTCTATATAGCCGACTACTTCCCTTTTACCCTCTATG
The genomic region above belongs to Aquifex aeolicus VF5 and contains:
- a CDS encoding class I SAM-dependent RNA methyltransferase, which produces MKDKPLKLTVEKLVYGGYGFSRLNGKAVFVRFASPKELVEAKVVKEKKDYTEAVVTKVLISSPARRKAPCPYYGECGGCQIQHLNYEEQLRSKKDILLESLERIGKIKEVPYEGEIPSKKEFNYRVRVQFKIQENRVGFYRWDVKEVVDVEECLLAHERINELIPHIREVLKVIKDLQEVHVNYSPTRDEATLKFVTITHTDEKLLQNILENVLPEWVVGIGDYGKVGNSLVKRYKVGREHIFMDVGKWQYRVSNDSFFQVNYTLWEDFLKEVLDFSESYKKGLDLHCGVGFFTIPLSEQGNFIEGADANPSAIKDAEYNAKINNRDNVIFEEATAFKHLKRRIGEVINLVVVDPPRSGLLREERDLLLKNKPDKIVYISCNPTTFARDLKILTKGGYELKRLKLIDNFPQTYHIESIALLEVKD
- the speD gene encoding adenosylmethionine decarboxylase yields the protein MAKTLGLHILADLYGVDADKIDRVEDIRELLEGAVKYANLTKISSHYYQFQPHGATGVVLLAESHISIHTWPEHGLATVDVYTCGDPSKAYRAMDYIITQLNPKRIDKQVHERGIVEEESNQSEAEKLRSILLQV
- the nusA gene encoding transcription termination factor NusA; the encoded protein is MVKAQLQKLIEQVATEHDLPERVVERALKNAIITAIRKEKKIRDELEVEFTDEGIKVYVVRRKGNKKFKFPLDISPEDLNRLAAYAAKEEFYKELERAEQERGYLEFKELEGEIVYGIVRKVLENGDVIVDLGRIDAILPKREQLPTDNFKTGDKVKALLLEVRKRRGEPVLILSRTHPNFLRKLLEQEVPEIKEGLVEIKAVARIPGERAKVAVEAKEMKMDPVGIVVGLKGMRIQKVSEELGGEKIDVIRWSDDIAELIKRALAPAHPEKIKLFPYEKRAEVAVPEEELSLAIGKKGINVKLASKLTGWHIDVLSTKDFEKLEELRKKEDEGQTS
- a CDS encoding RsmD family RNA methyltransferase: MVKNAIFNILGDISGLTFVDLFAGTGQIGLEAERRVQRSFS
- a CDS encoding RsmD family RNA methyltransferase, encoding MFVEKNRKLANEIKKKTKGKVIVGDALSFLRNWKGKAHVIFADPPYIYDKYDELIKLALNKLEEGGVFILEHDKKKNFNAPEERKYGDTVLSIWVKE